The genomic DNA GAAGTTGAACGCGAAGGGATATCGAGTGGGAAACATCGATACCGTGATAGTGGCCCAGGCTCCTCGGCTCGGTCCACATCTTCCAGCGATGCAGAAGAAAATAGCGGAGGCCGCCGGCATCGATCCGGATCTGGTCAATGTCAAGGTGAAAAGCGGAGAAGGATTGGATGCGGTGGGACACGAAGAGGGGATGATCGCTCACGCGGTGTGTTTGATCGAACCGGTTTGACGCCGTAAGATACTACGTGATATTCATGAAAATTGGACAAGATCTCCAGGCCGCAGTCGGCTGGGTGACCGGTGTGGAGAACCACCCTTCCGCAAAAATCGGGACCGGCTTTTTCATCGAGTCATCACAACGCAGGGAACGCGTTTGCCGGATGGATCAGGCCGATCTGCCAGACCAGATCAGTGATCGATTGATCGCCCTCCATCCTGCCCGACATGATGCCGTGTCGGGGAGGGTTGGTCACCGGCTAGTTTGAGAGACAGTCGCTCATGAATTGCTTCCGCTCATCGCCCTTCAAGCTTTTCTCACCCGCCTCTTTATTACACGCCTTCATTTTATTCTGCTGAGTGTCCTTGCCGCTTCCGCTTTTCTCCGGCGTGGCGGACAGACATTCCTTCATAAATGCCTTCCGTTCCTCGCCTTTCCCTTCGCCAAACTTCTTGGCATTCGCCTGTTCGTTGCACGCCTTCATCTTATTTTGCTGTGCAGGTGCAGCCATGGCGAATGGGGTCACTCCAAGGCCGAGCACAAGCACTCCGAAAGTGAGAGTACGCAAGGATGTCATCATGCTGAATCTCCTTCTATAGTGAGATGCAAGTCTGGCCAGCATCATAGCAAAGCAATACGCAATTGTCTGTCATATGAATGTGACAAGCATCAATCGTAGTCGACCCGCACTAAAAAAAGTCCTTGCGGGGGGGCGGTTTTTCCGGCAGCCGAGCGGTCCCGCGCTTTGAGGATGGTGTTGAGACTCTCCGGTGTGCGCTTGTTCAAGCCGACCTCCACGAGCGTCCCGACGATCGAGCGGATCATCTGTTTAAGGAATCGGTCGGCATAGGCTTCGGTCCGCAGCCGATCGCCTTCACGGAAGACCGTGAATCGCTGCAGATGACAAATAGGATCGTCATTGTCGGTGGGTTGGGTCTGGAACGAAGAAAAATCGAGTGAGCCGATCAGGGCAAGGCCCGCTTGATTCATCGCGGCATCGTCGAGAGGCTGATGGATATGCCAGCAATAGTCGCGCTCAACCGCCGGACGCTCCGGTCGATTCAGAATACGGTATTCATACAGTTTGCCTTTTGCCGAGTATCTCGCGTGGAATGTGTCCGGCATGCGGGCGGCTGATCGCACCACGATGCTTGTCGGAAGATGAGCGTTCAGTGCTCTGGTCCATTCCCGAGGCGTCATGTCACGGTCGATATGGAAGCTCGCGACCTGCCCCAGCGCGTGAACTCCCGCATCGGTGCGCCCGGCACCGATGACCGGTACGTTGATTTGAGTGACGCCTAGGATAGCCGTTTCGACGGCTTCTTGTATCGTCGGTCGGTCGGGCTGACGTTGCCAGCCTGAGTAAGCCGTGCCGTCATATTCGAGAATCAGTTTGATGATTGGCATGAAATGCGTGGACGGCGATGAAAGAAACGATCAACGGATGACCGGTCGACTATTAGCAAGGAACGAAACGATGCCTTGGTAGAGGGATCGAGCGATATCTCCGACGAACGCCGGTTTCCTGAGGAGATCTTCTTCATCGGGATTGGAAATATAGGCGATTTCTGCCAGGATGCTGGGCATACTCGTAAACCTCAATACATAAAAGGGTGCCGTCTTGACGCCATGGTCGTTCATGACGTATTGCACGTTCATCTGGGAGATCATGGCTTCTTTCGCATTCCAAGCGAGCTCCAGGGACTCGTCGATCTTCTTCGTTGTTAAGAGATCCGCCACAAGGTATTCCCATCCGACTCCGGTGTTGTTGATCGGCGTGCCGTTTTCCCGTGCCGCAATCTCCAGAGCCCGCTGATCCTTGGCCTCTCCGAAGTGATAAATTTCGATCCCTTTAACCGAACGTGACGGATGAGAATTGACATGGATGGAGACAAAGAGATCGGCTTCATTGCTGTTCGCGAACCTGGCTCGGTCTTCCAGCTCAATGAACACATCACGGTCCCGAGTCATCAACACACGCATGCCGGGCTGCCGGCTCAGAAGCTCACGAAGCTGGAGTCCCACCTTGAGAGCAATATCCTTCTCCTCGGTCTTTCGGATTCCCCGTGCGCCCGGATCTTTCCCGCCATGGCCCGGATCGATCACAATGGTCGTGTACTCCTTGGCGCGCAGTGTCATAGGTCGTGATGCAGGGGAGACTGACCGTTGAGGGACTTCGTACAAGTCAAGTGGAGAAGAAGGGGGTTCCGCAATGGGCGGAGTCACGTCAATGACCAAGCGAGGCGGATGGGAAAGCGTGAAGTGCTTATAGGTCCGGAATGATGCGGTCGGAAGAGACACGGCAACGGCATGGGGAGCTAGTTGAGTGATTATAAAGGGCGATGGGATGGTCCCATTCTTGGCCTTGGTTTGGGCCGGCCTGCTGAGCCAGGCGTTGGGAAGAGCGATCACCACGCGACTTGGATTGGCGGCTCGCTGCTCAATGACCGTGGCGTGACGATCGAGATCCAACACCAGTCTGGTTCTCTCCGGACTCGCCATCACACGGAAATTGCGAACAGTAACGGGGGCTATGGAAGCAGTCGTTCCTCTGACGGGGCTGTGTTTCGATGCCATCACCGGCAGAGGACGGTGATCCTCAGGGGTCCAAGCCCAAGCCGCTTGGATCAGGACTCCAGAGGTGGACAGGAGGAAGATGGCAGTGGACGAGAGGAGGGCGAGGGGCTTGATTGAAAACGGCCGAGGGCTTCGTACGTGCATGGGCCCTTTTCAGTAATAGACAATGGGAAACTATTCTCAGATGTCCGCCGCCTTGTCAAGAATTACACCGGTTGGCTATTCGGATTGACTGTCGGCTCATGACCACGATAGCGTGAGGCATGCCGACGCATCTGATCGTCGATGGGTATAATGTGCTGGCCGGTGCCGGAAACCTTTCCGGCTCCCTTGAATCGGCTCGCGAAATGCTGGTGCGGGACCTGGCGTCCTATCGGCATCGAAAGAATCACGTCATCACCGTCGTATTCGACGGCTGGCAGCGTGGGCAGCCGTCGGAACAGCGGGAATATCGTGCCGGAATCCAGATAATCTATTCAAAACGGGGTGAACGAGCGGATCAGGTCATCCAACGGCTGGCACGGGAGTATGGGGTGGACTGTGCGGTCGTCAGCTCCGATCATGAGATCGTGAATTCGGCCAGAGCCCATGGGGCCTTTATCATGGGTGCTCGTGAGTTTGCGGGTAAGCTCCATCTGTCATCCGATACTGCCGGCACCATACCGTTTAAAGAGCTGGATTTTGGAGACGATGCTCGCCCAAGGCGCGGACCGGAGAAGAAAGGAAATCCTCGCAAGCTTCCAAAGGCGCGGAGGCAGCGAGACCGGCGGCTCAGGCGATTTTGAACAGTCGTTTGGAATTGACGGTGGTTGTTCGTTGGACCTCGTCCAGGGAAAGTTCGGGATGGAGCGCCGCAAGCTGCTTGGCCACCTGCGATACATAGACCGGTTCATTACGCTTTCCCCGGTAAGGAACAGGAGTGAGATACGGGCAGTCGGTTTCGATCAGGACGCGATCGAGGGGGGTATTTTTAGCGATCTCTCTTAACGGTGTCGCATTCTGAAATGTCAGGATTCCTGAAAACGATAGGTAAAATCCAAGATCCAGGGCTTCCTTAGCCAGCCAACTATCTCCGGAAAAACAGTGAAATACCCCACCGATCTCTGACGCTCTCTCTTCTTTCAGAATTGTAACCGTATCCTCTTGTGCCTCCCTCGTGTGGATGATTACGGGCAGTGTCAGTTCCCGCGCAACCTGAATCTGTTCACGGAATCGATCGCGTTGTTCTTTCGGGGAAGAGTGATTGTAATGATAGTCCAGTCCGATTTCCCCATAAGCCACCACCTTCCTGTTTCTTGCCAGATGACGGAAGGTATCGTACCAGGTGTTTTGCACATGCTTCACTTCGTGAGGGTGGATGCCGATGGAGGCGTAGATAAACGGGTATCGTTCTGAGAGCGCGACTGCCGCTTGACTGGTTGCCAAATCGCAACCGATGGTGAGAAAAGCCTCGACTCCGGCATCCCGCGCGCGGGCGATGACAGCCTCTCTGTCTTCGTTGTAGCGGGCATCATCCAGGTGAGTATGAGTATCGATCAGCATGACAGGAATCCTACCACGATGTGATATCGAGGTGGCCACATCTTCTTGATGAGGCCTGCTTTAGCGGTCAACCGACAGATCTGTGGCGATTCACCGCCATCGGGGAAATGCCACACTCGAAGAGCTGAGACGATGAATGATCAGAGGTGAAAAGTCAGGAGACCGGCTTGGGGGTGACTGCCGCCGCGAGCTCGAGCAGCAAATGCTCGGTCTCGCTCCAGCCCAGGCAGGCATCGGTAATTGAGACGCCATGAAGGAGAGCGACGCCTTCTTTCCACGCCTGTCTGCCGGGATTCAGATTGCTTTCGAGCATGAGACCCATGATGGTTTGGCGGCCTTCACGGAACTGCCGCAGAACCTCATGGGCGACCAAGCCCTGGCGCGTGTGATCTTTCTTAGAATTGTCGTGCGAACAATCGATCATGATCGGACGGGCGATGCCTTCTCCGGCGACGGCGGCTTCAGCCCTCGCGACATGTTCCTCCTCATAGTTCGTCCTCCCTCCTCCACCACGGAGAACGATATGGCGGTCGGGATTGCCCATGGTTCTGATGATCGCAGTTTGGCCGTCGGCGTTGATGCCGACAAAATGATGTAATGTGCGGGCGGAAATCATGGCATTGACGGCCACCTGCAAGCTACCCTCAGTGCCGTTCTTAAAGCCGACCGGCATGGAAACACCGCTCGCCATTTCTCGATGGGTTTGGCTCTCCGTGGTACGAGCCCCGATCGCCGCCCAACTGATGAGGTCGGCTATGTACTGTGGACTGATCGGATCCAGCAGTTCGGTTCCGCAAGGAAGGCCGAGTTGATTGATTTTGAGGAGAATCGCCCTCGCCAATTCCATTCCCGTCGCGATATCGCAGGTCCCGTCGAGATGCGGATCATTAATCAGGCCTTTCCATCCGACGGTGGTTCGGGGTTTTTCAAAGTAAGTCCGCATCACGATCAGGAGACGGTCACACAAGGTATCGGCGAGGGGTTTCAACTTGAGGGCATATTCAAAGGCAGCGTCGGGGTCATGGATGGAGCACGGTCCTACGATGACCAGGAGCCTATCACGATCCTTTCCATGGAGAATTCGGCGAATCGCTTCACGGGTTTCGACGACGAGTGCCGCAGCCCGATCGGTAATAGGCAGTTTTGTCTTAATGGCGCGCGGGGACGGCAACGCCTTGATTTCCATGACGTGCTGATTGTCGATCGGTCTATTCATGAGGGGGTATGTCCTTTTAGGATCTCATTCTTGTTGAGATCTTGAGGGGGAAGTAATGTAACGGAACACGCCGGAAAAGTCCATACGGGTCGGACTCGATCGGTAAATCGAGTCTGCGAATTTGGATGGTGCTCATGTGCCGGGAATTCTTGCAATTCTGATCATAGATGCCTATTCTACCGCCATGTTTTCGATGATGTTCAGATCCTTCTCATCGTTACTCCATGCTGGGGTCGCATTGGGAATGATCTGCATCATCCTGGGACTGGCTCCGTTCACAGTGGCTCAGGATGTCCACCATGAACTAGCCGCGGCTGATTCGGATGGCCACGAACATTCAGACACCGACATCTGCCAGTGGGTCCAGCACCATATCGCCGGTTCGCTTGATCTTGATCTTCCACGATTAGCCGTTTGCGATGTCGTCCGGCACCAGGAATTTCCTTCTGAATCCGTTCTGCTTTCGGCCGCTCCCTCGCTTGTCGGCCCTTCCCGTGCCCCTCCTCAAGTATAACCGAGCCTCACACGAAGCAGTCAGAATAGATTGATAGGTCGTGAAGTCCACGCACGCCTATTCATCTATTTTCATTTATTAATCGATGGTTTGGGAGCGAGGAAGGGCTCATGTACCCACTTGCGAGACGTGCGCTGGGCGCATGGTTGATGATGATCACACTAACTGCCGTATGGGGAACGTTATCGTTCGTTCAGGCAGAGGACAACGAACGAGCCTTAACGATCAAGGGAGTCGTCCAAAACCAGGACCTTCGGCGCGTGCCGCAGGCGACCGTCGAAGTGAAGAATCAAGATGGCGATATCGTATCAGCCGGTGTCTCGAACGATGCCGGCGAATTCAAGATTTCCGTTCCGGATAGAGGTACGTACTCCGTCAGCGCTGTGCAAGAGACCTATCGGAGCGAATATGCGGTGGTGACTATTGGAAAGGAGAGGCCTGCATCAGTGACTCTGACATTGGCCCTGACGAAGGAGATTGCGCTGGAAATCGTCTCTCCACTGCCTCCGATTCAGTACAAAGCCTCCAGCGAGACCTATCAATTAAACCGGAAGGACATAGAAACCCTTCCGCGCGGCAACAATAACACGATAGCGGATGTCTTGCTGACCATTCCTAGCGTTACGTATGGCGCGCTGGGGCAAATGCACATCCGCCAGGATCATGCGAATCAACAATTTCGTATAGACGGCGTGCCGATCCCGGAGGGGGTCAGCTCGACCTTCACCGATGTGATTTCGCCCCGAATGTGGGAACGTGCGGATATCATCCTCGGCGGAATGGAGGCGCAGTATGGCAATAAGTCCGCGGTTATAGTGGATATCACCAGCAAGAGCGGCACACATCCCTCCTTCGGCTCTGCACAAATCTTCGGCGGTTCGAACCGGACCGTCAACCCGTCGTTCGAGTACGGCGGCACGATCGGCGAGAAGTTTCGCTATTATGCGCTCAACAGCTATACGGCGACAAATCGCGGGATCGAGCCGCCGACGCTCGGCCATTCGGTCTTTCATGATCAGAGTGAACGCAATCAGACGTATCTGCGGGGGGATTACCAACATGATAATCACAACAGCCTGAGTTGGGTGTTCATCAACGCGGTGGCCAAATACCAAATCCCCACCGTTCCCGGTTTGGGCCTCGACGAGGACGTGCTGCCGCTTCTTCGAGCACAGAACCCGACATTCTCACCGGTCGCCTCTCAATCCGTGGACCAGAACCAGAAAGAGAATTCACAATACACTCATCTCGTGTGGCGTCATGACATCAACCCGAGCAATTTTTTTCAACTGGCCGGGTTTTTGAGAAATAGCTATGCGAACTTCAGTACAGATCCGTTGAACGCATTGGCATATACGCTAGACCAGCAGACGGCGAATCAGAAACGGAAGGCATACTCGCTGGGGACGCGACTCGATTATTCCTGGATTCCCAGCACAAGCCACCTGATCAAAACAGGATTTCAGTTGGAATACACCAATGCGCAGAATCAGTTTCAATTATTTGACTTTGCCGTTGATCCGGTGTCGGGCCTGCCTACAGGACCGGTTATCAGTCAAACTGCCGCGAATACCAACATCCAAAAACGGGTAGGGATGTGGATTCAAGACCAATGGACCCTGACTGATTCCTTGATCTTGAATGTGGGTGTGCGCGGCGATGTGATTCAAAGTTTCTACAATGAAGGACAGTTGAGCCCACGCGTCGGGGTGACATACAAGTTGAACCGGTCCAACGTCTTCCATGCCTACTATGGACGGCTGTTCACGCCTCCGAATGTCGAGCAGATCGCGTTTACCAAAGTGAATCTCGAAGGGACCACTGCACAACCGGACGATCCGACGGGATTCAGGCCTAGGGCGGAGCGCTCGCACTATTTTGAAGTGGGCAGTTATCATGCACTCAACAGCTGGGCCACCCTCGAACTGACGGCCTATTACAAGCGAAATCACTTTCAGTCGGATGCCGGTCAGTTTGGGACCACTCCGATGCTCAACTTCTTCGCCTTTCGGTGGGGCTATCAAATGGGCATCGATGGTGCGCTCAAAATGCAACTCACCGAGGACCTCAGCATGCGTGGCAATGTGGCGTGGGGTCGATGCAAGGCCAATGGCCTGCAATCGGGGCAGTACCTTCTGGATGCGAAGGAGATTGCGGACATTCATACAGCGGGCGGCGTCTTCTGCGATCATTCGCAGTCGATCACGAGTTCGGCGGTCGTGGCCTATCGATTTCCGTTCAAGACGATGTTGTCGGGACAAATGCTCTATGGGTCCGGCTTGCGGACCGCAGCAAATGATCAGGCCTTCACGAACTCCTCACACTTTCAGTCCTGGACCATCTACAATGTTTCAATCAGTCACACATTCACGCTGCCGTGGGATCAGCAAAAAATGCTGGTGGGATTCGACGTCGTCAATTTGCTCGACCAGAAGTACTTCTACAACACCGGCGGAGGCGGTATCGGCCTCGGTATCGCCCATGCAGGGATGCCTCGATCCTTTTTCTTCCGTGCGCAGTGGTTTTTCTGATACAAGCATCGCATGAGAGTGGTATTGAACAGCATGATGAGAGCAAGCGAGAGGGTTGTCCTCCATTGTGCGCTGTGTGTCTGTCTCTGGCCGGCCGTGGTCCACGCCGCGACCGGCGATGAGGCGACGCACGAAAGCGACCATCAGGAAGACCTCTTGGAGCTGCCCGAAGTGCATGTGCACGGGTTGCCGCTCAATAAGGATCAGCAACAGGGGCCCGTCCCACGTTCCACGCCCTGGCCCGGGATTCCTCCCGCGTTGGATGGCAAAGTCATCGACGATTGGATGAAGGTCAGAATGTTGGTGAGCAAGGAGGCGAAGGTGACCGTGGTGGTACTGGAACCGGCGCAGCACCGAGAACTCACTCAGTCGGGCATCGCTGCGCTGAAGAAATGGACCTTCGATCCCCAAATGAATGGGGACGATCCGGTCGACGGCGAGCTGACGGTCCGGATTCATTTCCGAACCAGATAAAAGGTCACTGTTCAAAAGTCGTTGGACAGGAATCAGCAAAATCCTGATAATGATTCTTTCTATAACCGATGACTATTGACGACTGACCGATTATGACGTGGGACGAATCTCTCTTTCTGGCGATCAACGGCTTGTCAGGTCGATCGGTGACTGCCGATCACTTTTTCCTCCAAATCGGAAATCGCAGCATGCTCTATGTGCCCGGAGCCTGCGCCATCGTCTATTGGATTTGGAATAATCGGCGAGAGGCCTTGTTGGGAGGTCCGGTTCTGGGAGCAGCGGTCGGACTGGCCGATTTTTTCGGGGGACAGCTCAAATGGGTTTTTGAACGGGTCAGGCCTTGCCGGGCGCTTACCGACGCAGTCAAAATCGAGCCGAACGGTTGTGGAGGCTTGTTCAGTTTTCCGTCGAATCATGCGGCCAACACCGCTGCAATCGCGTCGTTCTTACAGGTCCTCTATCCCCAATCAGGTTGGATCACCTGGCCGATCGTAGCGCTGATCGGGTTTGCCCGAGTGTATGTCGGCGCACATTATGTGACCGATGTGCTCGGAGGGTGGATCCTCGGAGGTGTACTGGGTGGAGGGGCTGCGTGGGCGCTACTTCGCTGGCCTCGGTTCAGGAAGAGGTTGGAGTCCGTCATAAGACCGGCCAAGGAAGCGGGAGCTCAGTCCTAATGTTTAGAAAGTTCCCGGTTGGTGTTCTACCGTGGCTAGGAGATCAGCCCGCAGACGCTCCACATCGTACCCTCGTCCGATAAACACCAGCGCAGGCTCCGGTTCGTCCAACAGCGTGAGCGGCGTGATCGTGGCCTGTCCCGGCAACGCATATTGGAATTCTTGCAGCTTCGATTCCTGCGCAAATCGGAAATAACCTTTCGCCCGCTCGAGTTCTTTGGGGAACGTCTTGATCCAAGCCAGAAATCGCTGGCGATCCAGCGGACCAGGCAACGGGATCGTGATAGCGATGGGATGGTACGCCGCACGTTGAGGGGAGCCACGACGCGATTTGCTGAACTGCACATTCGTCGGTGCCGTTTGTTTCGTCGATGGATGTTGAGCCAAAAGATTGGCGACATCAAGCCGCGCGTGCGATGTCTCCCACAGGCGGGCGTAGGGGTTTTGTTCGAGAATACCGGCGCGGAACCGCTCCCAGTGGCCTGGGACATAGAGGTCCCGCTTGTTCAAGATCAGTTCATCGGCACAGCGGATCGCTTGTGCTGTCACATAGGCGCTAGAATGGCTTTCCTCCGTCGAGACCGGATGCAGAAGCGCCATGACTCGTTCAAGGGAAGCCAATCGCGCCGTGTACATATCGGTCACCGCATCGATCACTTCAGCCGGATCGGCAAGCCCCGAGCATTCCAGAATCAGCACATCCGATCCATGATCGCGCACCAGCTGCGCGATGCCCCAGGAGAGATCTTCCTTCGTGTCGCAACAGACACAACCCCCGGCTAAGTTCATGACTTGTTCGGCCAGTGTGCCGGCCCGAGGGCCATCGATGCTGACCGACCCGACCTCGTTCATCAAGACACCGGTTCGTCGACCCTGGGCTTTCCAATGCTCCAACAGCCGCATCAGCAGCGTCGTCTTTCCAGCGCCGAGAGAGCCGCAGAGGATGTAGAAGGGAACAGAAGTTACGGTCATATTCCTCGATGATGTAACACAAGTCCTTGTACCGGGATAGGTCTTGAACATGAAGGGTATCTTCTATGATCCTCCAGATTCATCGGGATTCAAGGCTTGGACCGTCATTGAGATTTCTCTCCAAAGGGACAACATACCTACACGCTCACCGCTGTATACGCAAGGATGCCTTCGCCAGTACCTTACATACACGGTCAGGATGAGAATCTCACCAAGAGTTTGAATCGATATCAATTTTGACTATGCCGAGTTGAATGAGAACCGACAGGAAATCTTAAGGCGCATTACGCGGCGTGGGGCGTATCGGACTGCCGCTGTGTTCCGATAGGCTCTTGTCAGTCAGTGAGGTCCGCTGGAGCTTTTCTTGATGCCTGCCGGCAGGCTTCACCACCAAATATTTGAGTATGGGAATCCTCGCTAATACAAACGTGAATAACACGGAAAAGATGTAGACCTCGACGGCGAGGATTACTCCGCGCAATGGAATTCCTATGAGGAAATTTACAGGCCCACGAACCGTATAGAGCACGAAGATATGGGAGAGGTACACTCCCAACGTGAATTGGGCAAGAAATGGGAAGGGGGTAGATTCCCCCAATGTAGGCTCTGCGATCGCCAGTGTGAAAATGCCCATACTCAGGAGAATTGCTCCGAGGAAATGATGGTGGTGAATCGTCTCGCGCGAACTGTGGAAAACAGCATCCATAACCGTCCCTTCTATTAGTACGAGGGCATACCCTCCTACAATCAGACTGCACGCCAGGGCCGTAGAGAGCGGGTCACGTCCCGCAAGCCACCATCCTATGGCGGTGAGGAGGGTGGCGGTCATCCACAATCCGGGGTGGATAGTGGTGTTTACAAAGTACCCACCGAAGGTTTCCTGGGCGAGACCCCCTACATAAATACTGATGATCAATGGAATCAGATACCGCTCCAGTCGGTAGACGGCCATCAGAGTCAACGTGACAAGGCTGAACATCAGGGCGGGCAGAAACCAGAGAGGTCCGAAGGGACGATTGCCCTCTAAGAATAGACTGATATTCTGGTCCGCGAGGATATGCAGATTCTTGAGCGCCTCAGCGTAAAACGGCTGCCACAAGCCGTGCTGGAACACTTCGACGGGCCAGTTAGGTGGAGTGACGATATAGATACATGTCCACGCGAGGAACATCCAGGTCAGAGGACACCCATACCGACGCAATTGAGCGACCGGATTTCCAGTCGCCAGTACAGACTGCCGAAAGTAAAACCCAGCCGTGATCAGGAAGTATGGCACTCCCACCCACCAGATCAGATGACCCGTGAGCTCAAGCGGGAGGTTCTTGCCCTCAAGCTGGGAGAGAGTGTTGACAAGCCCGGTATGCCAAAGAATCACGGAGAAGATAGCCGGTACCCGAAACGTTTCGATGCTGGCTAGGCGTCTCGTCATGAGGTTCGTTTTCCGATCAAACACATGCTCAACGTCCTTGCAAAGCAGGGCTCATTCTTGCTGATGACCATCGGCAGAGGATTGGAACGATATCGATAAGATCGCACTAAGCGGGTCGTGCGTGACCGCACTTCATAACGTTCTTGCCACCCATTGTCCGACCGACTCAATGTGAGGTATCTATGAGTTGCAAATGAATATTAGGGAAACTTGGGATTCACTGTGTGTCCAGTGATGGCTCCAGGGTGAGTTGCCACAATCCTTGTTTGGATGTAATCAAAATCGGTGCCAGCCTTCGCTTCGGTAGACAGAGGCATCCGATTATGCTCTGTTTTGAATTGATCCGAGAATGAGCTATCGAGTTGCATTACGAACGCTCATCAACGTTCATCATGCGGATGCAGGCTGGTATCGGCTCTCATTGAATGCAGACGATCTCCACACGTGATCTACTTCGCTCCAGGAGACAGGCTGTCTTGCTAAATCTGGATGTAGGCTCAGGCTATGATTGATGGGTACAACGAGGACTAGGTGTTTAGTCTCACTTTGTGATGGTGTAGATTATTCTGCGCTACCAACGAAGAAGGAGTTATGGGACAAGTTTTGCACGGAAGCGCCAAGACTACGCACGCGGTCAGAGCGGCAATACAACGATCGCACGCTACGCTCAAAGAATTAGCTCAGCACTACAATGTCAATCCCACGACCGTTGCGAAATGGAAGAAGCGGAGCATTATTCATGATGCGCCGATGGGGCCCCAGAAGGTTGCCTCGACGGTCCCAACATCAGAAGAGGAAGCGATGTGTGTGGCCTTTCGCCAGCATACGCTGCTGTCTTTGGATGACTGTTTGTATGCGTTGCAACCTACCATTCCCAGCCTGTCCCGGTCAGCCTTGCCTCGCTGTTACCAGCGCCACGGTATCAGCCGGTTGCCGGATGAGGAAGACGCGAACCCGATAAAGAAGAAATTTAAAAAGTACCCCATCGGATACTCTCATCTCGACATTGCCGAAGTGCCCACCGAAGCAGGCAAGTTGTACCTCTTCGTGGCCATTGACCGCACCTCAAAGTTCGCGTACAGAGCGATTCCCCGATCGTGGTATTGCTTAGTTTCATCGAGTTCAGACCAGTATAAACAAGTTAACAACCTTAGAGCCTATCAGCGAATGCAAAATCCATCTGTCAGTTAGGAGATTGAATTGAGCGAATGTTATTCGGGAGTTGAAAACCTCGAAGTCATGCAGGAGGCACATAATTATAATAATTATTTGCTGAACCTTGTGGTTTCAGAAGCCCGTGATGCTGCTGTCGCTGTAGATTTTGGGGCAGGAATTGGAACATTTGCGAGCGAATTA from Nitrospira sp. includes the following:
- a CDS encoding putative metal-dependent hydrolase YcfH; this encodes MLIDTHTHLDDARYNEDREAVIARARDAGVEAFLTIGCDLATSQAAVALSERYPFIYASIGIHPHEVKHVQNTWYDTFRHLARNRKVVAYGEIGLDYHYNHSSPKEQRDRFREQIQVARELTLPVIIHTREAQEDTVTILKEERASEIGGVFHCFSGDSWLAKEALDLGFYLSFSGILTFQNATPLREIAKNTPLDRVLIETDCPYLTPVPYRGKRNEPVYVSQVAKQLAALHPELSLDEVQRTTTVNSKRLFKIA
- a CDS encoding TonB-dependent receptor; its protein translation is MYPLARRALGAWLMMITLTAVWGTLSFVQAEDNERALTIKGVVQNQDLRRVPQATVEVKNQDGDIVSAGVSNDAGEFKISVPDRGTYSVSAVQETYRSEYAVVTIGKERPASVTLTLALTKEIALEIVSPLPPIQYKASSETYQLNRKDIETLPRGNNNTIADVLLTIPSVTYGALGQMHIRQDHANQQFRIDGVPIPEGVSSTFTDVISPRMWERADIILGGMEAQYGNKSAVIVDITSKSGTHPSFGSAQIFGGSNRTVNPSFEYGGTIGEKFRYYALNSYTATNRGIEPPTLGHSVFHDQSERNQTYLRGDYQHDNHNSLSWVFINAVAKYQIPTVPGLGLDEDVLPLLRAQNPTFSPVASQSVDQNQKENSQYTHLVWRHDINPSNFFQLAGFLRNSYANFSTDPLNALAYTLDQQTANQKRKAYSLGTRLDYSWIPSTSHLIKTGFQLEYTNAQNQFQLFDFAVDPVSGLPTGPVISQTAANTNIQKRVGMWIQDQWTLTDSLILNVGVRGDVIQSFYNEGQLSPRVGVTYKLNRSNVFHAYYGRLFTPPNVEQIAFTKVNLEGTTAQPDDPTGFRPRAERSHYFEVGSYHALNSWATLELTAYYKRNHFQSDAGQFGTTPMLNFFAFRWGYQMGIDGALKMQLTEDLSMRGNVAWGRCKANGLQSGQYLLDAKEIADIHTAGGVFCDHSQSITSSAVVAYRFPFKTMLSGQMLYGSGLRTAANDQAFTNSSHFQSWTIYNVSISHTFTLPWDQQKMLVGFDVVNLLDQKYFYNTGGGGIGLGIAHAGMPRSFFFRAQWFF
- a CDS encoding Phosphate starvation-inducible protein PsiF, producing the protein MMTSLRTLTFGVLVLGLGVTPFAMAAPAQQNKMKACNEQANAKKFGEGKGEERKAFMKECLSATPEKSGSGKDTQQNKMKACNKEAGEKSLKGDERKQFMSDCLSN
- a CDS encoding tRNA pseudouridine(38-40) synthase, which translates into the protein MPIIKLILEYDGTAYSGWQRQPDRPTIQEAVETAILGVTQINVPVIGAGRTDAGVHALGQVASFHIDRDMTPREWTRALNAHLPTSIVVRSAARMPDTFHARYSAKGKLYEYRILNRPERPAVERDYCWHIHQPLDDAAMNQAGLALIGSLDFSSFQTQPTDNDDPICHLQRFTVFREGDRLRTEAYADRFLKQMIRSIVGTLVEVGLNKRTPESLNTILKARDRSAAGKTAPPQGLFLVRVDYD
- a CDS encoding N-acetylmuramoyl-L-alanine amidase, whose protein sequence is MHVRSPRPFSIKPLALLSSTAIFLLSTSGVLIQAAWAWTPEDHRPLPVMASKHSPVRGTTASIAPVTVRNFRVMASPERTRLVLDLDRHATVIEQRAANPSRVVIALPNAWLSRPAQTKAKNGTIPSPFIITQLAPHAVAVSLPTASFRTYKHFTLSHPPRLVIDVTPPIAEPPSSPLDLYEVPQRSVSPASRPMTLRAKEYTTIVIDPGHGGKDPGARGIRKTEEKDIALKVGLQLRELLSRQPGMRVLMTRDRDVFIELEDRARFANSNEADLFVSIHVNSHPSRSVKGIEIYHFGEAKDQRALEIAARENGTPINNTGVGWEYLVADLLTTKKIDESLELAWNAKEAMISQMNVQYVMNDHGVKTAPFYVLRFTSMPSILAEIAYISNPDEEDLLRKPAFVGDIARSLYQGIVSFLANSRPVIR
- a CDS encoding 2-keto-3-deoxy-D-arabino-heptulosonate-7-phosphate synthase I alpha, with product MNRPIDNQHVMEIKALPSPRAIKTKLPITDRAAALVVETREAIRRILHGKDRDRLLVIVGPCSIHDPDAAFEYALKLKPLADTLCDRLLIVMRTYFEKPRTTVGWKGLINDPHLDGTCDIATGMELARAILLKINQLGLPCGTELLDPISPQYIADLISWAAIGARTTESQTHREMASGVSMPVGFKNGTEGSLQVAVNAMISARTLHHFVGINADGQTAIIRTMGNPDRHIVLRGGGGRTNYEEEHVARAEAAVAGEGIARPIMIDCSHDNSKKDHTRQGLVAHEVLRQFREGRQTIMGLMLESNLNPGRQAWKEGVALLHGVSITDACLGWSETEHLLLELAAAVTPKPVS